In the Sediminibacter sp. Hel_I_10 genome, one interval contains:
- a CDS encoding P-II family nitrogen regulator, protein MKKIEAIIRKSKFSEVKEALHNVGVNFFSYWDVTGLGNEQEGHVYRGVSYSTSDIQRRYLSIVVNDDFADATIKAILDAGATGDVGDGKIFISTIDGAYRIRTKEKGNNTLN, encoded by the coding sequence ATGAAAAAAATTGAGGCGATCATTAGAAAATCTAAATTCTCTGAAGTAAAAGAAGCCTTGCACAATGTGGGCGTAAATTTCTTTTCTTATTGGGATGTCACGGGTTTAGGTAACGAACAGGAGGGCCACGTGTACCGGGGCGTTTCTTACAGCACTAGTGACATCCAACGTCGCTACTTATCGATAGTTGTTAATGATGATTTTGCAGACGCCACCATAAAAGCCATTTTAGATGCTGGAGCTACCGGCGACGTTGGCGATGGTAAGATCTTTATATCAACCATTGACGGAGCCTACAGAATTCGCACTAAGGAAAAAGGCAATAACACTTTAAATTAA
- a CDS encoding ammonium transporter, with protein MELLTINNVWMMICTALVFFMHLGFAFLEIGLTRQKNTLNILFKNIFIITIGLLLYCLVGFNLMYPGFEADASGVFGFAGFGLYAPTTTEGALDLTYNSGYTYWTDFLFQGMFAATAATIVSGAVAERMKIGPFMIFTILYVGFIYPIAGSWKWGGGFLQTMDTPFYDFAGSTLVHSVGGWAALVAVCLLGSRIGKFKNGKVQAIPGHNIPLATAGVLILWLGWFGFNGGSVLSADPAATSLVLVTTSLAAAAGGVVCALVTMLRYKNLDLTMFLNGILGGLVAITAGADQMSPTDAIAIGAIGGAIIVFAVAFIDKLKLDDPVGAIAVHLICGIWGTLAVGIFGNLAGTSQFLSQLIGIGCYAMFCSISAFIIIFTLKKTVGIRVSEKEEFEGLDAHEHGMNAYPDFRLNEH; from the coding sequence ATGGAATTGTTGACGATCAACAACGTATGGATGATGATTTGCACAGCACTCGTGTTCTTTATGCACTTAGGCTTTGCTTTTTTGGAAATTGGCTTAACTCGTCAAAAAAATACGCTCAACATTCTATTTAAAAATATTTTTATCATCACCATTGGCCTACTGCTTTATTGTTTGGTAGGCTTTAATTTAATGTATCCCGGTTTTGAGGCAGATGCTTCTGGCGTTTTTGGCTTTGCGGGTTTTGGATTATATGCACCCACAACAACGGAGGGTGCTCTTGATCTCACTTATAATTCTGGTTATACCTATTGGACCGATTTTCTTTTTCAAGGCATGTTTGCGGCTACCGCAGCTACAATTGTTTCTGGTGCTGTTGCGGAGCGTATGAAGATTGGCCCCTTTATGATATTTACAATTCTATACGTTGGTTTCATATACCCAATCGCCGGATCTTGGAAATGGGGAGGAGGCTTTTTGCAAACCATGGACACCCCATTTTATGACTTTGCAGGATCTACACTCGTTCACTCGGTGGGCGGTTGGGCTGCTTTGGTAGCCGTTTGCCTTTTAGGTTCAAGAATAGGAAAGTTCAAAAACGGAAAAGTGCAAGCCATCCCAGGGCACAACATTCCACTGGCCACTGCAGGCGTATTGATTTTATGGTTGGGTTGGTTTGGATTTAATGGCGGCTCAGTGCTTTCTGCAGATCCTGCCGCAACCTCTTTGGTATTAGTGACCACCTCATTGGCAGCAGCAGCAGGCGGAGTTGTTTGTGCGCTGGTCACCATGTTACGCTATAAAAATTTAGATTTAACCATGTTTCTTAACGGAATATTAGGCGGATTAGTGGCAATCACAGCCGGAGCCGACCAAATGTCTCCTACAGATGCCATTGCCATTGGCGCCATTGGCGGGGCCATTATCGTTTTTGCCGTGGCCTTTATAGACAAACTAAAACTAGACGACCCTGTTGGTGCTATCGCCGTACACTTAATTTGCGGGATTTGGGGAACTTTAGCGGTTGGTATCTTCGGAAACTTAGCGGGTACGAGCCAATTCTTAAGTCAATTAATCGGGATTGGATGCTATGCTATGTTCTGTAGCATTTCCGCATTTATCATCATATTCACCTTG